One part of the Haliaeetus albicilla chromosome 9, bHalAlb1.1, whole genome shotgun sequence genome encodes these proteins:
- the LOC104320547 gene encoding uncharacterized protein, with product MESLDTEVRARKTLGTVEYVESSGFTQGVLPTKKDVVQNMLYLLQPKRAGQAQRSKEDAAQLLAEHLQEHWLVCNLHTIATQNIKKLILKMYEEFTRLYQTRKQRQNQAFTERADKFNESSEKLFDVFCTDGQMRNKLEEYSGIKMTSIEWKFLEDQRSERKMYYEDFTDKQELKTMERRQKIQCLEHFRKLAKEEKEGNKAKEMKYKNDEQSDEGTSVDESYLAEEENGGAPAFSLRGRRKRRCTTTPASATMPLECQHIRMSIRRVRPGFYETVEKVKNC from the coding sequence ATGGAATCACTGGATACCGAGGTGAGAGCACGGAAGACTCTGGGGACTGTTGAATATGTAGAGTCTTCGGGTTTCACCCAGGGAGTACTGCCAACCAAGAAGGATGTGGTTCAGAATATGCTGTATTTATTGCAGCCCAAAAGAGCTGGCCAGGCCCAGCGGTCCAAGGAGGACGCGGCCCAGTTGCTCGCTGAGCACTTGCAAGAGCACTGGTTGGTTTGCAACTTGCACACCATCGCGACGcaaaatataaagaaacttATCCTCAAAATGTACGAGGAGTTTACCAGGTTGTATCAGACcagaaagcagagacagaaCCAGGCTTTTACCGAGCGAGCAGACAAATTCAACGAGAGTTCAGAGAAGCTCTTTGACGTATTTTGTACAGACGGGCAGATGAGAAATAAACTGGAGGAATACAGTGGAATAAAAATGACTAGCATCGAGTGGAAATTTCTCGAAGATCAGAGGAGCGAAAGAAAAATGTACTATGAAGATTTCACAGACAAGCAAGAACTGAAGACGatggaaagaagacaaaagatACAATGTCTGGAGCACTTCAGAAAACTTgccaaggaggagaaggaaggaaacaaagcgaaggaaatgaaatacaaaaatgacGAGCAATCGGATGAAGGCACAAGCGTGGATGAATCCTACCTCGCAGAGGAGGAGAACGGCGGGGCTCCAGCCTTTTCACTGCGGGGCAGAAGGAAGCGCCGGTGCACCACAACTCCTGCGAGTGCCACCATGCCCCTGGAATGCCAGCATATACGGATGAGCATCAGGAGAGTTAGGCCTGGGTTCTATGAGACTGTGGAGAAGGTAAAAAACTGCTAG
- the AIRE gene encoding autoimmune regulator: protein MAGPGGEGDLRHLLKLHRTEIAMAVDDVFPLLHGLADHDIVPEHIFKETLSQTEREGSHRAFHALLTWLLGRDTATVRDFWAVLFKDYNLERYTRLRPLRGAFPREVELGRQRRSRRLSPSPTAPAPHRPQGKRKAPEERDGARAVQPSPRHTTSPGPHNHAGPLAKARTLKKPESVDAPHTPRAGALQAVATSVRRAVAVAGSEVPVTRRAIEGILIKHVLEPGSSKMGSKAGDEPYALAACEEPGARSRSHSLKPATRSKASQSQSGEPQLLPQGQLSAPTVPSQDPVPHQPAPPGQENEDECAACGDGGELICCDGCPRAFHLSCLVPPLPCVPSGTWRCGSCVASMAEPGQLREVDVEQLPKIPGEEVCSTRQGGGDGSICGRCFTQIPAPRHCPTPSGDSG, encoded by the exons ATGGCGGGGCCAGGGGGTGAAGGGGACCTGCGGCACCTGCTGAAGCTGCACCGCACCGAGATCGCCATGGCGGTGGATGACGTCTTTCCGCTGCTGCACGGCCTGGCCGACCATGACATCGTCCCTGAGCACATCTTCAAG GAGACGCTGAGCCAGACAGAGCGGGAGGGCTCCCACCGTGCTTTCCATGCGCTGCTCACCTGGCTGCTGGGCCGCGACACTGCCACTGTCCGCGACTTCTGGGCCGTCCTCTTCAAGGACTACAACCTGGAGCGGTACACCAGGCTCCGGCCCCTCCGTGGTGCCTTCCCCAGAG AGGTGGAACTGGGGCGGCAGCGCCGCAGCAGGCgcctgtcccccagccccacggcaccGGCTCCACACAGACCCCAAGGCAAGAGGAAAGCCCCCGAGGAGCGGGATGGGGCCCGGGCGGTGCAGCCCTCCCCACGGCACACCACCAGCCCCGGT CCTCACAACCATGCAGGGCCCCTGGCAAAGGCAAGAACCCTGAAGAAGCCAGAGAGCGTGGATGCTCCCCACACCCCTCGTGCTGGTG ccctgcaggcagTGGCCACCTCAGTGCGGAGAGCGGTGGCTGTGGCCGGCAGTGAGGTGCCCGTCACCCGCAGGGCCATCGAGGGCATCCTCATCAAACACGTGCTGGAGCCGG GCAGCTCCAAGATGGGCAGCAAAGCTGGGGACGAGCCATACGCCCTGGCCGCCTGCGAGGAGCCAGGGGCCAGGAGCAGAAGCCACAGCCTGAAGCCCGCCACCCGGTCCAAGGCATCGCAAAGT CAGAGTGGGGAGCCCCAACTGCTCCCCCAGGGCCAGCTGTCAGCGCCCACCGTGCCCAGCCAGGACCCCGTGCCCCACCAG cctgctcccccgGGGCAGGAAAACGAGGACGAGTGTGCAGCGTGCGGTGATGGTGGTGAGCTCATCTGCTGTGATGGCTGCCCCAGAGCCTTCCACCTTTCCTGCCTGGTGCCCCCACTGCCATGTGTCCCCAG CGGGACATGGCGGTGCGGCTCCTGTGTGGCGAGCATGGCCGAGCCAGGCCAGCTGCGGGAGGTGGATGTGGAGCAACTCCCCAAGATCccgggggaggaggtgtgcagCACCCGGCAGGGCGGAGGCGATGGGAGCATCTGCGGCCGCTGCTTCACCCAGATCCCTGCACCCCGACACTGCCCCACGCCCAGTGGGGACTCCGGGTGA